A window from Pelodiscus sinensis isolate JC-2024 chromosome 31, ASM4963464v1, whole genome shotgun sequence encodes these proteins:
- the LOC142821635 gene encoding uncharacterized protein LOC142821635 isoform X1, which yields MVMKTRSACASTSPVSSTCACIQTENLSMDASTQVLVWSCSICGLQFPLSDLQAGGDNHCERCLLVESLRQQVGELQEEVARLRSIRSHEEFLDSIPVESTEVTVLGCGTVDQPLMEDAVVQGEHWQLVTFGSRQCSTPAPNPSTVLLHNRYTLLSAGDKESPPTVEETRPCTTKVEQSPATTARRKRRVVVVGDSLLRGTEAPICRPDSSSREVCCLPGARIRDVTEALSRIIRPSDYYPMLLIHVGTNDTARCDTERIKCDYRALGVWVKEFGAQVVFSSILPVKGRGLGRERCILEVNAWLRRWCHQEGFGFLDHGVLFQEGLLGGDGVHLSRSGKAWFGHRLANLVRRALN from the coding sequence atggtgatgaagacccgaagcgcttgtgccagtacttctcctgtctcctccacctgtgcctgtatccagacagagaacctgagcatggatgcctctacccaggtcctggtgtggtcttgcagtatttgtggcttgcaattcccactgagtgatctccaggctgggggagacaaccattgtgaaaggtgcctgctggtggaatctctcaggcagcaggtgggagagctacaggaggaggtggccaggctgaggagcattcgaagccatgaggaattcctggacagtattcctgtggagtccactgaggtcactgtcctaggatgtgggactgttgaccagccacttatggaggatgcggtggtgcagggtgagcactggcagctggttactttcggcagcaggcagtgttccacccctgctcctaacccttccactgtgttgttacataaccgttacactttactttccgcaggagacaaggagtcaccccccacagtggaggagaccaggccttgcaccaccaaggttgagcagtctcctgccaccactgcgaggaggaaacgtagggtagtggtggttggagactctcttctgaggggaacggaggcacccatctgtcgccctgacagttcatctcgagaggtatgctgtctgccaggggcccgtatccgagatgttacggaggcgttgtcgaggattatccggccctctgactactaccccatgctactcatccatgtgggcacaaatgatactgccaggtgtgacactgagcggatcaagtgtgactacagggctttgggagtatgggtgaaggagtttggagcgcaggtggtattctcttctatccttcctgtcaaaggtaggggcctgggcagagagaggtgcatcctggaggtgaatgcctggctgcgacgatggtgtcaccaggagggattcggcttccttgatcatggggtgctcttccaggaaggactgcttggcggagatggagttcacctttccaggagcgggaaggcctggtttggacacagactggctaaccttgtgaggagggctttaaactag